Genomic window (Mesorhizobium sp. M4B.F.Ca.ET.058.02.1.1):
AAGAAGCAGGTGCCGGCCGACAAGCTCAAGGGCTATGTGCTCGATCTGCGCCTCAATCCGGGCGGCCTGCTCGACCAGGCGGTGAGCGTGTCGGATGCCTTCCTCGACCGCGGCGAGATCGTCTCGACGCGCGGCCGCGATCCGAAGGACGTCACCCGCTTCGACGCGAGGGCGGGCGACGACATCGGCGGCAAACCGCTGATCGTGCTGGTCAATGGCGGTTCGGCGAGCGCGTCGGAAATCGTCGCCGGCGCGCTACAGGACCTGCGCCGCGCCACCGTGGTCGGCACGCAATCCTTCGGCAAGGGCTCGGTGCAGACCATCATCCCGCTCGGCGAGAACGGCGCGCTCAGGCTGACGACGGCGCTCTATTACACCCCGTCCGGCAAGTCGATCCAGGGCAAGGGCATCACGCCTGACATAAAGGTCGAGCAGCCGCTGCCGGCGGACCTGCAGGGCCGGGACCTGACGCGCGGCGAATCGGACCTCAAGGGCCATATCAAGGGCGCCGACGAGAGCTCGACCGGCTCCGGCTCGGCCGCCTATGTGCCGCCGGATCCGAAGGACGACTTGCAGCTGATCTATGCCGAGCAGCTTTTGCGCGGCCAGAAGACCGATCCGGCGTTCCCGCCGAATCCGCAGAAGGCCGTGCTCAACCAGTAAGGATTCGGCGGACCAGACCAAGGGGTCTGGCTGCGATGCTGCCGGGACCGCGAGGTTCCGGCAGTTTGATTCGGGGACGCGGCTGGCGCGCCGCGCCCGAGGCGTGGCAGGCGCCGAGAAGGCTTGGATTGGCGTTGGCGTTCCGGGAGGTGACCCACCTGCCGGTCCCAATGCATCGGGGTTGCGGCTTGGTGGACATCGGCAAGGACATAGAACGACCACTCGGGCAGGCTCTCAGGCCGCAGCGTGTTGCGTCGCGCGGCATCAGCACCGGCGCGGTCGCGGCGACGCTCGCCGTGCTTGCGGTGATCGGCGTCTCCGGCGCCATCGCGTTGCGCGAAAAACCGTTCCGCAAGCCGCAAGAGGTCGCGGTGTCGACGCCGAAGGTGGCGCCGGCCCCGGCCGCAACGCCTGCCCCGGCACCCGCCGCGGAGGCGGCGACGGCGGCACCCAAGGTCGAAACGCCCAAGGCCGGCGGACCGCAGATCATCCATGTCCAGACCGAGGAAGGCGACGGCCCGCCCAAGGCGGCCATCGTCATCCGCGATCCTTCCGCGATCGGCCAGAACCTGAAGATCGCGCATATCCCCGACAAGGCGTTGATCGAAGCCAGCGACACCGGCCCGCTGCCGGCCCGCGCCGCCGACGGCAGGCGGCCGTTCGACGTCTATGCGCGGCCATGGTCGGGATCGCGCGGCGCACGCGTGGCGATCGTTATCGGCGGGCTCGCCGTCTCCCAGACCGGCACGCAGGCGGCCATCGCCAAATTGCCGGCCGAGGTGACGCTGGCGTTCGCGCCGCAAGGCAACAGCATCGGCCGCTGGATGCAGGCGGCGCGGCAGAGCGGGCACGAGATCGTCTTGCAGATCCCGCTCGAACCGTTCGACTATCCCAACATTAATCCCGGCCGTAACACGCTGACTGTGGCGGCGAGCCCGGACGAGAACCTGAAAAGCCTGCACTGGGCGCTGTCGCGGACGACCAACTATACCGGCGTCATGAACTATATGGGGGCGCGGTTCTCGGCCGACGCGGCCGCGATGGCGCCGTTCATCGCCGAGCTCGGCAAGAGGGGTCTCGCCTATGTCGACGACGGCTCGTCGGCGCGCAGCCTGGCGCCGGACCTGGCGCTGAAGGACGGCGTGCCGTTCGTCGCCGGCGACACATCGATCGACGCGGTGCAGGATCGCGGCGCGATCCTCAAGAAGCTGGACGAGCTGGAGGCCACCGCGCGCGCGAAGGGCACCGCCGTCGGCATCGGCTCGGCCTTCGATCTCACGGTCGACACGGTTTCGGCCTGGGTGGCCGAGGCGAAAAAACGCGGCATCGAGATCGTGCCGATCTCGGCGGTAGCGATCGATCCGCAAAAAGGCTAACAGCCGTCCCGATAATTTTACTCCGGCGGGCATCTGGCGACGTTTTCTGCGCGTCTATAGCGCCGCGAGTCCTTTGGATGGGCAAAGGACGCTATAGCTTTTTTGATTTGCGTATGATCCTTTCCGAAACATCGGTTTGGATTTTCGGGGTCATACGCGCTGTTCACGTACTTTAAGTACGCTCCGTTCCGGTTCTCGAAATCGCTCGCCACCTGCCTCGCCGGAGCGAATTCTCAAAACGGCTGGAAACCTTCATTTATGGCCAAAAACGTCGATCCCGAAACCCTGCCTTACCGTCCATGCGTCGGCCTGATGATCCTCAATGGCGACGGGCTGGTCTGGGTCGGCCATCGCATCGCCGAGTCGGACAGCGAGTTCTCCGGCGCGACGCAGCTCTGGCAGATGCCGCAGGGCGGCATCGACAAGGGCGAGGAGCCGCTCGAGGCGGCGGAGCGGGAGCTCTACGAGGAAACCGGCATGCGCTCGGTCTCGCTGCTCGCCGAGGCGCCGGACTGGATCAACTACGATCTGCCGGCGCATCTGGTCGGCGTCGCCCTCAAAGGGCGCTATCGCGGCCAGACGCAGAAATGGTTCGCCTACCGCTTCCATGGCGATGTCGGTGAAATCCAGATCAATCCGCCGCCGGGCGGCCACACCGCCGAGTTCGACAAATGGGCGTGGCGGCCGATGCAGGACCTGCCCGGCCTGATTGTGCCGTTCAAGCGCCAGGTCTATGAGGAGGTGGTTGCGGCGTTCCGGCACCTGGTCTCATAAGGCGCAAACACGTCTTTCCAAAAACCGGGTTCCAACTTTTAGCGATCATGCTCTATTGATGGCCGATGCAATGGGGGCCGGCATGGACGACGCCGCCGAAAGGCCTATCCCGAACACAGAAGCTGCCGGGCCGGTCAGCGAGGCCGTGGCCGGGGCGATCCTGAGCATCGATCTCGGCGCCATCAGGGAGAACTACCGGCGGCTGAAAGCGCGGGCGGGCAGCGCCCATTGCGCCGGCGTGGTCAAGGCCGACGGCTATGGGCTGGGCGCCGCGGCGGTGGCGGCGACGCTGGCGGCGGAAGGCTGCACCAGCTTCTTCGTCGCGCTGCTCCCCGAAGGCATTGCGCTGCGCAAGGCGCTCGGGCCCGGCCCGGTGATCCATGTGCTGAACGGGCTCCCGCCGGGCTCGGAAAACGAGGCCGTCGAAGCCGGCCTTTGCGTCGTCATCAACAGCTCCACGCAACTCACGGCCTGGAGCGAGGCTGGTCAACAGGCCGGCCGCAAGCTGCCGGCCGCGATCCAGGTCGACAGCGGCATGTCCAGGCTCGGCATGCCGCCGGCGGAGGTCGAAGAGCTGAGCCACAAGCCCGATTCCTTCGACGGTATTGCGGTCACCCTGGTCATGAGCCATCTCGCCTGCGCGGACGAGCCGGCACATCCGGCCAACGAGCGGCAGTGGCTGACGTTCGAGCGCTTGCGCAAGATGCTGCCCGAGGCGCCGGCTTCGCTGGCCAATTCCTCCGGTATCTTTCTCGGGCCGGCCTTCCAGTTCGATCTCGTCCGCCCCGGGGCGGCGCTCTACGGCATCAATCCGACACCGGCGGATCCGAACCCGATGCTGCCAGTGGTGCGGCTGCAGGCCAAGGTCGTGCAGACGCGAAGCGTCGAGAAGGGGCAGGCGTCGGCTACGGCCACACCTATCGCGCGCAGGATGCGCTCAGGCTGGCGACGATTTCGCTCGGCTATGCCGATGGCTGGCACCGGCGCGCCGCCTCGGCTGCCTGGTTCGAGAACGTGCGGTTGCCCTTTGTCGGAAGGGTGTCGATGGATTCGATCATACTCGACATTTCCGCCTTGCCGCCCGGCAGGCTCGGCGAAGGCGATCTGGTCGAACTGCTTGGTCCGTCACAGAGTGTCGACGACGCGGCCGGCCATGCCGGCACGATCGGCTACGAGATCCTGACCAGCCTCGGACCGCGTTTTCACCGGCGCTATGTGGGCGGCTGAGGTTTTTCAATATCGCGGCCTGGCGCGGCCACTTGGCGGACGCCGCAAAATCCGGCAGACAAGTGGGCGACGACCCCGGCCCGCGCATGGCTCCGAAAATCGACAACGATCTTCGCGCAAGGATCATGCGCCACATAACAGTGAGAGCCCTGACCAGACGTCGTCGTGGAGAGCGATGCGATGAAGATCTTCGTGCTGGGCGGCGGTGTGATCGGGGTCACCACCGCTTACTTCCTCGCCGAGGCCGGCCACGAGGTGACGGTGTTCGATCGCCAGAAAGGTCCGGCACTGGAAACCAGCTTCGCCAATGCCGGCGAGGTCTCGCCAGGCTATGCCTCGCCCTGGGCCGGCCCGGGCATCCCGCTGAAGGCGATCAAATGGCTGCTGATGAAGCATGGCCCGCTGGTGGTGCGGCCGGCCTTCGATCCGCATATGTGGACATGGCTCTTGAAGATGCTGCGCAACTGCACGGCCGAGCGCTATGCGCTCAACAAGTCGCGCATGGTGCCGCTTGCTGAATACAGCCGCGATACGCTGAAGACGCTGCGCCAGACGACCGGCATCGCCTATGACGAGCGGGTTAAGGGCACGCTGCAGCTTTTCCGTACGCAAAAGCAGCTCGACGGCACCGGCGGCGACGTCGAGGTGCTGAAGAAATACGGCGTTCCCTATGAAGTCCTCGACGCCGAGGGCTGCATCGCCACCGAGCCGGCGCTGGCCGGCGTGCGCGGAAAATTTGTCGGCGGTCTCAGGCTGCCGGGCGACGAAACCGGCGACTGCAAGATGTTCACCGACCGGCTGGCGGAGCTCTGCGTGGCGCGCGGCGTCACCTTCGAATACGACACCGTGATCAGGCGAATCATCCGCAGCCGCAACCGTGTGCACAACATCCACACCAGCAAGGGCTGGAAGGCGGCGGATGCCTATGTGATGGCGATGGGCAGCTATTCAGCGCAGGCAATGCGCCGGGTGAAACGGCCAATCCCGGTCTACCCGGTCAAGGGCTATTCGATCACCGTGCCGATCAAGGATGCCGATGCCGCGCCCGTCTCGACGGTGATGGACGAGACCTACAAGGTGGCGATCACCAGGCTCGGCGATCGCATCCGCGTCGGCGGCACGGCTGAGATTTCAGGCTTCGATATGAGGCTGCACGAGTCGCGCCGGCGTACGCTGGAGCATTCGGTCGGCGATCTCTTCCCGGGCGGCGGCGATCTCAAGACCGCGACCTTCTGGTGCGGCTTGCGGCCAATGACGCCGGACGGGCCTCCGCTGGTCGGCCGCAGTGAGCTGTCAAACCTCTATCTCAACACCGGCCACGGCACGCTCGGCTGGACCATGGCCTGCGGCTCGGCCAAGGTGCTGGCCGACATCATCTCCAGCCGGGTGCCGGAGATCAACGCGCACGACCTCGGGCCGGAACGCTACCTGAAATAGTGCGGCGGCCTTAAGCTTTGTGCATGTCGTTGTCCGAAAATCGCTGCATGCTTTTGGGCGACATGCATCAAAATGCCTGCTTCACCCAGCTCTGGTTGAACAGCAGCCTGTAGGCCCAGGGGATCGTCACATTGGTGGCGACCGGGTTCGAGTGCGCGAGGTAGTCGTCATAAACCGGCCTCATCCTGGCATTGAAGGCGGGGTCGAGAACGGTCATGCCGTTCTCCGAGTCATGGAAGAAGCTGCGGTTGTTGAGGTTGACCGACGAGATCGCCACCAGCCGCTCATCGATCATCATGATCTTGGAATGCAGCACCACGTCGGGCGCCTTGAATTCGCGGATGTCGATGCGGTCGCCGTACTTCTCGACGAACAGCTTGTTGAGCGCGGTGAGGAACTTGCCGCCGATATCGCCCTTGAGGTCGATGCGGCCGACAATGTCGATCCTGACGCCTCTCGCCAGCGCCCGGTCGAAGGCCAGCGCGAGCTTCGGCGTCAAATTCAGGTAAGGATTGACGATCTGGATATGGTGCTCGGCGGTGTCGATCAATTCGACGAAATAGTTCTCCAGCGCGTGCCCGTCCTCATAGGGCGCGGAGATGAAATGCCGGGCGACGCTTGCGGGAGCCGGCCGCTGGCGCGGACCGGAATCGAAAACGGCCGCGAGATATTGGTGTCGGCATCGCGCAGCCATACGGTCGACAGATGCGCGGCGAGCGTCTGGACCGTCGCCGGATCGGCGAACTCAATGTCGAAGTCGCTCCAGTTCGAATAGTAGTTCAGCGAGAAGCCGTCGGTCCTGCCGTATTGCTGCAGGTCCGGATAGCGCGACAGGTCGACCGGTCTGTGGAACAGGAAGCCGTCATGGATGTTGCGGCCGCCGATGATGACGCGCGAACGGCCGGGATCGTCGGCCAGCGCCGCCAGCATCTTGACGTGATGGGTCTTGTGCAGCTGTGAGATCTGCTCGTCGATCGGCGCGCCATGGTCGGCCCGCCAGCGGTATTCCTGAAGCTGGACATTGGGGAATTCCGCCGCCAGCCGGTGCAGCAGGGCGTCGTCCTTCTCGCGCTCCAGCACATCGGTGACCAGGATGCGCACCTTGGTGCCCAAGGCGGCATGGTGGCGGACCAGCCGCTCCATGACGCGGCCGGAAAAGTCCGCCTTGAACTCCAGTGACGACAGATAGATCAGCCTGAGTTTCGGCGCATGGGTGAAGTCGAGCGGCAGCTCCGGATCGGCCTTGTCGAGGGCGCTGTCGGAAAGCCTTGTGCCCAGCAAGGCCTCGACCTTGGCGTTGAACCCATCGCGCGACTTGCGCAGCAAAAGCGGTTTGCCGAGCGGCAGCGCGCAGGTCTGCGACAGCCAGCGGCCGGCATAGAACACACGGTCCAGTTCCTTCAGCCCCGACGGATCGGGCACCGGACAGCGATCGTAGCGGCTGTCGAGCGCGGCGACCCATGGGTCGGCGACCTCCTCGCGCAGGATGGTCAGCGGTGCGCCGGCGGGGGCGAGGTCGGAGCGGACACGCAGGTCGCAGCGGGTCAGCGCTTCACCGGGAAACAGGCTTGCTGATGTTTCTGCCGCCGGCAGGCTGAGATGAAACGCCGAGCCCGCCGCAATGCTGCTTGATCGTCCCGAGGCGCGGATTGCCAGCGGCCCGTCGCAGGAGCCACCTATGTCGATCGGCTTCCGGCCGGCCTGACGAAGCACGATCTCGACCGAGCGCGCCTCCAGTCCGGAAAAGCTGAATATCCTCGGCGCGAAAGGCCGGGCGGCGGCATCGAGATAGAGCGTCTGGCGCGACATGCGCCAGCGCCCGGTGAAATGATCCTCGCCGGGCTTATCGCGGGTTGGCGTCAGCTCGGTCTTGTCGAGCGGCCTCGCCAGCCGCTGCAGCGTCCGGTAGGTCGCCTGGAAACGGCTGTTCTGGACATCACGCCAGTCATGGCCGAAACGGCCGGTGCCGTTCGTGCGATCGAGCGCGTCGAGCCGGCTCTGGGCGAGCAGCGCCTGGAACCGCTTCTCGTAGGCGCCGTTGTCGTCATTCCCGAAGTATTGTGCGGTTGCGATCTCGGTGCCGGTGGTGTCGGCCGAGACCGGCGGCCGGTCGCAGGTATCATCGCCCGGAAAGAAAGCGCAGGCGGAACGGCCGGGCATGCCGGCGCAGCCGGCCGTTGCCGCGAGCGCCAGCCAGAGCAGGGCCAGGCATCCGAAATTGCGCCGCGTCACCCGGTGGCCCCGTTCATGGCCTTGAGCTGGGCGGGATCGCGTGGCGGCATGAAGCCCTGCGGGAAGATCTTGCAGACGGGGACGGCGAACGTGGCGATCAGGAGTTCGGCCTCGTCGCGCATCGCCCTCGTCGCGCTCTTGTCGTCGCGGATCGCTCGCGCCGAGGCGACAAGGGCGCCGTCGCAGTCGCAATGGTTGTGGCGGGCGATGTAGCAGGCGTCGTGGACCTGGCACGCGGCGTCGAGACGGTCGACCGGCCGCAGCGACAGGTCGCCGGAGCGGGTGCCCGGCCCGCAATAGTTGCCGATGACGAAGGGCGAAGGGCGCGCCATCGCAGTGCGGATCGGCTTTGGCAGCTCCGCCTCCGGCACTTTCGTCCACGGGTTGGCGCAAGCCGAGAGGAAGGCCAGCGGCAGGATGGCAAGAACGGCTCGCATTTTCTCCGCGCCAGCTTTCCGAAAAGTCCCCGCCCGGGCTTTAAAGCCGCTCAATAGGCGGATGCCACACTCGCCGATTTTGTGGCAAGCGCAAGGCGGGCGAGTCAGACGAACAGAGCGCGCTCCCTTTCCACCGCCCGGGTGATGAAGTTGGCGACGATCTGCACCCGGCGCAGCGGCCTCACCGATTCGTGATAGACCAGCCAGTAGGCGCGGCGGATCGGCGCGACGATGTCGACGAGAACCAGTTCCGGCATCGAGCGGGCGACGAACGTGTGCAGGATGCCGATGCCTGCGCCGGAACGCACCGCCTCGGCCTGGCCGAGTGCCGAGGAGATGGCAAAGCTGGTGCGCCAGTCGGCGCTGAACTCGGCGGCATAGTCGAGCGAGGGGCTGACGATGAGGTCCGGCACGTAGCCAATCAGCGTGTGCCGGCCGAGCTCGGCCGGCGTCGTCGGCAAGCTATGGGCCTCGGCATAGGCGCGCGAGGCGAACAGGCCGAGCGTGTAGTCGACCAGCTTGCCCGCCACCAGCCGGCCCTCGGTCGGGCGTTCGACGGTGATGGCGATGTCGGCCTCGCGCCTGGACAGCGAGAAGGAGCGCGGCACCGGCACCAGCTGGATGGTGAGCTCGCGGTGAAGGGCGGTCAGTTCTCCCAGCCGTTTCGCCAGGAAGGCAACGCCAAAACCGTCGGGCGCGCCGATGCGCACCGTGCCCGAGATATCGTCGCCTTCGCCGGCAAC
Coding sequences:
- a CDS encoding phosphatidylserine/phosphatidylglycerophosphate/cardiolipin synthase family protein, coding for MIDTAEHHIQIVNPYLNLTPKLALAFDRALARGVRIDIVGRIDLKGDIGGKFLTALNKLFVEKYGDRIDIREFKAPDVVLHSKIMMIDERLVAISSVNLNNRSFFHDSENGMTVLDPAFNARMRPVYDDYLAHSNPVATNVTIPWAYRLLFNQSWVKQAF
- a CDS encoding RNA pyrophosphohydrolase; amino-acid sequence: MAKNVDPETLPYRPCVGLMILNGDGLVWVGHRIAESDSEFSGATQLWQMPQGGIDKGEEPLEAAERELYEETGMRSVSLLAEAPDWINYDLPAHLVGVALKGRYRGQTQKWFAYRFHGDVGEIQINPPPGGHTAEFDKWAWRPMQDLPGLIVPFKRQVYEEVVAAFRHLVS
- a CDS encoding D-amino acid dehydrogenase, producing the protein MKIFVLGGGVIGVTTAYFLAEAGHEVTVFDRQKGPALETSFANAGEVSPGYASPWAGPGIPLKAIKWLLMKHGPLVVRPAFDPHMWTWLLKMLRNCTAERYALNKSRMVPLAEYSRDTLKTLRQTTGIAYDERVKGTLQLFRTQKQLDGTGGDVEVLKKYGVPYEVLDAEGCIATEPALAGVRGKFVGGLRLPGDETGDCKMFTDRLAELCVARGVTFEYDTVIRRIIRSRNRVHNIHTSKGWKAADAYVMAMGSYSAQAMRRVKRPIPVYPVKGYSITVPIKDADAAPVSTVMDETYKVAITRLGDRIRVGGTAEISGFDMRLHESRRRTLEHSVGDLFPGGGDLKTATFWCGLRPMTPDGPPLVGRSELSNLYLNTGHGTLGWTMACGSAKVLADIISSRVPEINAHDLGPERYLK
- a CDS encoding LysR family transcriptional regulator, which translates into the protein MNWDDVRIFLAVARAGQILGAAKRLELNHATVSRRIAALEEALRTKLFRRLTTGSELTPAGERFLDIAERMESDMIAARSTVAGEGDDISGTVRIGAPDGFGVAFLAKRLGELTALHRELTIQLVPVPRSFSLSRREADIAITVERPTEGRLVAGKLVDYTLGLFASRAYAEAHSLPTTPAELGRHTLIGYVPDLIVSPSLDYAAEFSADWRTSFAISSALGQAEAVRSGAGIGILHTFVARSMPELVLVDIVAPIRRAYWLVYHESVRPLRRVQIVANFITRAVERERALFV
- a CDS encoding S41 family peptidase; translated protein: MMRKLSLLFAGALMGASAMSLVYGAPGSTANAAGSETYKQLAIFGDIFERVRAQYVTPPDDKSLVENAINGMLASLDPHSSYMNAEQAQDMRVQTKGEFGGLGIEVTMENDLVKVITPIDDTPAAKAGVLAGDYIAKIDGEEVRGLTLNDAVEKMRGPVNTPIKLTILRQGADKPIELTVVRDIIKVKAVKFRVENDVGYMKITSFTEKTYDDLENAIDTIKKQVPADKLKGYVLDLRLNPGGLLDQAVSVSDAFLDRGEIVSTRGRDPKDVTRFDARAGDDIGGKPLIVLVNGGSASASEIVAGALQDLRRATVVGTQSFGKGSVQTIIPLGENGALRLTTALYYTPSGKSIQGKGITPDIKVEQPLPADLQGRDLTRGESDLKGHIKGADESSTGSGSAAYVPPDPKDDLQLIYAEQLLRGQKTDPAFPPNPQKAVLNQ
- a CDS encoding divergent polysaccharide deacetylase family protein, whose product is MVDIGKDIERPLGQALRPQRVASRGISTGAVAATLAVLAVIGVSGAIALREKPFRKPQEVAVSTPKVAPAPAATPAPAPAAEAATAAPKVETPKAGGPQIIHVQTEEGDGPPKAAIVIRDPSAIGQNLKIAHIPDKALIEASDTGPLPARAADGRRPFDVYARPWSGSRGARVAIVIGGLAVSQTGTQAAIAKLPAEVTLAFAPQGNSIGRWMQAARQSGHEIVLQIPLEPFDYPNINPGRNTLTVAASPDENLKSLHWALSRTTNYTGVMNYMGARFSADAAAMAPFIAELGKRGLAYVDDGSSARSLAPDLALKDGVPFVAGDTSIDAVQDRGAILKKLDELEATARAKGTAVGIGSAFDLTVDTVSAWVAEAKKRGIEIVPISAVAIDPQKG
- a CDS encoding phosphatidylserine/phosphatidylglycerophosphate/cardiolipin synthase family protein — translated: MTRRNFGCLALLWLALAATAGCAGMPGRSACAFFPGDDTCDRPPVSADTTGTEIATAQYFGNDDNGAYEKRFQALLAQSRLDALDRTNGTGRFGHDWRDVQNSRFQATYRTLQRLARPLDKTELTPTRDKPGEDHFTGRWRMSRQTLYLDAAARPFAPRIFSFSGLEARSVEIVLRQAGRKPIDIGGSCDGPLAIRASGRSSSIAAGSAFHLSLPAAETSASLFPGEALTRCDLRVRSDLAPAGAPLTILREEVADPWVAALDSRYDRCPVPDPSGLKELDRVFYAGRWLSQTCALPLGKPLLLRKSRDGFNAKVEALLGTRLSDSALDKADPELPLDFTHAPKLRLIYLSSLEFKADFSGRVMERLVRHHAALGTKVRILVTDVLEREKDDALLHRLAAEFPNVQLQEYRWRADHGAPIDEQISQLHKTHHVKMLAALADDPGRSRVIIGGRNIHDGFLFHRPVDLSRYPDLQQYGRTDGFSLNYYSNWSDFDIEFADPATVQTLAAHLSTVWLRDADTNISRPFSIPVRASGRLPQASPGISSPRPMRTGTRWRTISSN